The genome window aatgtTTCATCGTCAATGTATGTTCCCCTTTTTCTTTATTCTGATTTTTCTAGttttcttatctttttcttttcagttctaataatgcggacttaaataacatgatatgcttgcggacttcatgcccaaatcctaaaacgctgtctaactgtgaaataatgaatcaagaatcgGAATATgacgaagatgaggcttttagagaAATAAATCGAGAACTGGAagaatttgagaataagcctatgccaaacttaaatgaaaccgagCCAATTAATTTGGGCAGTCCAGAAGAGGTCCGGGAAACCATGATAAGCATTCACGCTGATGAACGAACTAGAGACGCATTGTTCCaacttttgtttgaattcaaAGATGTGTTTGCATGAtcctatgatgatatgccagggttgagtgttgatttggtggTACATAAATTGCCAACTTATCCCGGTTACCCACCCGTCcaacaaaagcaaagaaagtTTAAAACAGAAATCAGtgataagatcaaagaagaagtcactaaACAATTGAAAGCTGGTGTGATCCGGGTGGTCCGATACACCACATAGTCGGCTAATGTGATCCCAGTGCCAAAGAAGGACGGGAAAACCCGAGTGTGCGTTGATTATCGGGATTTGAACAAGGCAAGCCCCAAGGACAACTTTCCATTGCCAAACATCCACATTATTGTTGACAACTGTGCCAAACATGAGATAcagtcttttgtggattgttatgtTGGGTACCACCAGgttctgatggatgaagaagatgcagaaaagacggATTTCACCACACCTTGGGGCACTTACTGTTAaagggtcatgccatttggtttgaaaaatgtCGGGGCAACCTACATAAGAGCCATGACTgccattttccatgacatgatacaccaGGAAATTGAGGTATATGTGaatgatgtgatcattaagttCAGAACGCAGGAAGACCATGTGCGAGATTTGAGGAAGTTCTTTGAGCGTCTACGTAGGTATGACTTGAAATTGAATCCAActaaatgtgcattcggagttccatctgggaaacttctGGGGTTTATAGTTAGCCGGAGGGGTATCGAGTTAGATCTAACAAAGATAAAGTCTATTCGGGATTTGCCACCTCCGAGAACCAAGAAAGAGGTCATGAGTCTACTGGAAAGATTGAATTATATCAGCAGGTTCATTGCTTAGCTTACTACCATGTGTGAACCCATATTTAAGTTGTTGAAGAAAGATGCGGCGATCAAATAGATGGATGAATGTCAAGAGGcttttgataaaatcaaagaatatCTGTCAAATCCGTCAGTGTTGGTTCCACCTGAGCCAGgaagacctttgttcttgtacttGATGGTCTTGGAAAATACCTTCGGTTGTGTCTTGGGGCAACATGATGTGACCGGGAAGAGAGAACAAGCCATATACtacttgagcaagaagttcactagTTATGAAGCCAAATACACTCTGTTAGAAAGAACTTGCTGTGCCCTAACTTGAGTCGCCCAAAAGctcagacattatcttttggtctacaccacatatctcataaccagaatggatcctctgaagttcATATTCCAGAAACCAATGCCCACGGGaaggttagcaaaatggcaaatcctgctcattGAATTCGACATTGTCTATGTCACCCGCACGATGATGAAAGCTCAAGCCTTGGCGGATCATCTAGCTGAGaacccggttgatgatgaatACCAACCCCTGAGTACTTACTTTCTGGACGAGGAAGTAAATTCAGTTGAAGTAATTCCAGAGGACTCCAATGCttggaaaatgttctttgatggagctgtaaaTGCAAAGGGTGTCGGGATTGGGGCAATTTTAATTTCGCCCACTGGTCAGCACTATCTGGCCACAGTCCGACTTCGTTTCTTCTGTACAAACAACACCGCTGAATATGAAGCCTGCATTATAGGCATGAATATGGCAGTCGATCTCGATGTGAAAGAATTGTTAATCATGGGAGATTCTGATTTGATCattcggcaagcccaaggtgaatgggaaactcgagacatcaagcttttCCCATACATGCAATATGTGGAAGATCTTAGCAAACGGTTCAAGTCTCTCGAGTTCAGGTATATTCCTCGATTCCACAATGAGTTAGCTGATGCACTAGCTACTTTGGCCTCAATGCTGCCGTATCCGGGCAATGTCCATATTGATCCGCTGGAAATCCAAATTCGAGAAAGGCATGGTTATTGTAATGCAATTGAAATAGAACCAGATGGTCGGCCATGGTATCATGATATTAAAAGATTTTTGACAACAAAGGAATATCCCGAGCAGGCcaatggagatcaaaagagaactaTCAGAAGGCTTGCCAGCGGTTTCATTTTGAGCGGGGAAGTCTTGTACAAAAGAACTCCAGATCTGAATCTTTTGAGGTGCGTAGATGCCCGAGAGGCTGAAAAGATCATGAACGAAGTGCATTCGGGAGTATGTGGGCCTCACATGAACGGATATGTTCTTGCAAAGAAAATCCTGCGGGCAGGTTATtattggatgaccatggaaaaggaTTGCTTCCGTTTCATCCGGAAGTGCCATCAGTGTCAGATACATGGTGACCTAATTCATGCACCGCCTTCAGAGTTGCATCCTATGTTAACACCTTGACCGTTCGttgcttggggtatggatgtcattgggccaatcgagctgaaagcttcaaatgggcacaaatTCATCTTGTttgccattgattatttcacaaagtgggttgaagcaatcactttcaaagccgtcaccaagaaagcggtggtggacttcgtgcattccaacattatttatcattttggtattcctaaaactatcattacCGACAATGCTGTAAATCTGAACAACCActtgatgagggaggtatgcgaACAATTTAAGATTAC of Nicotiana tomentosiformis chromosome 7, ASM39032v3, whole genome shotgun sequence contains these proteins:
- the LOC138895953 gene encoding uncharacterized protein, which codes for MDPLKFIFQKPMPTGRLAKWQILLIEFDIVYVTRTMMKAQALADHLAENPVDDEYQPLSTYFLDEEVNSVEVIPEDSNAWKMFFDGAVNAKGVGIGAILISPTGQHYLATVRLRFFCTNNTAEYEACIIGMNMAVDLDVKELLIMGDSDLIIRQAQGEWETRDIKLFPYMQYVEDLSKRFKSLEFRYIPRFHNELADALATLASMLPYPGNVHIDPLEIQIRERHGYCNAIEIEPDGRPWYHDIKRFLTTKEYPEQANGDQKRTIRRLASGFILSGEVLYKRTPDLNLLRCVDAREAEKIMNEVHSGVCGPHMNGYVLAKKILRAGYYWMTMEKDCFRFIRKCHQCQIHGDLIHAPPSELHPMLTP